From Streptomyces sp. GSL17-111, one genomic window encodes:
- a CDS encoding NYN domain-containing protein, translating to MDRCVVLVDAGYLLGAAASLLAGEPSRSRITVDHSVLIRALRERAEQETGCALLRIYWFDGAPDRVPQPEHRRLRVMPRVTVRLGALTRTDGRWAQKGVDAAMHTELTELARNRACSDIVLVTGDGDLLPGLMSAKEHGVAVHLWAVQAADGDYNQSEDLVAEADERRVLDRTWITHAVRAREPAGVCAPQPATRPDIAAILSAPLPDPPSTAGKGSTAARSNGLAPAERPAEPAPEAGDAGESPAAAKGVPTPKDLAGLGRPSAAPQSPPQTAAPNATLRWSSDKGWVDRGGSPAEPPEVAALPMLAQLTTAEQRWADREEDITTVSGDPFEVGQVFARRWIARLGGAAHLGSLSLQYPRIPHRIDGELLRYAARFGLLAHKDDQIDEHDRYAIRAGFWREVDTHTGEERAPAEH from the coding sequence GTGGACCGCTGCGTCGTCCTGGTGGACGCCGGGTACCTGCTGGGTGCCGCCGCGAGTCTGCTGGCGGGGGAGCCCTCCCGGTCCCGGATCACCGTGGACCACTCCGTGCTCATCCGGGCCCTGCGGGAACGGGCCGAGCAGGAGACGGGGTGCGCCCTGCTGCGGATCTACTGGTTCGACGGCGCCCCCGACCGCGTCCCGCAGCCCGAGCACCGGCGGCTGCGCGTCATGCCCCGGGTGACGGTCCGCCTCGGCGCCCTCACCCGCACCGACGGCCGCTGGGCGCAGAAGGGCGTCGACGCGGCCATGCACACCGAGCTGACGGAACTCGCCCGCAACCGCGCCTGCTCGGACATCGTCCTGGTCACCGGTGACGGTGACCTGCTGCCGGGGCTGATGTCCGCCAAGGAGCACGGCGTCGCCGTCCACCTGTGGGCCGTGCAGGCGGCCGACGGGGACTACAACCAGTCCGAGGACCTCGTCGCGGAGGCCGACGAACGCCGGGTGCTGGACCGCACCTGGATCACCCATGCCGTCCGGGCCAGGGAACCGGCCGGGGTCTGCGCCCCGCAGCCCGCCACCCGGCCCGACATCGCCGCCATCCTCTCCGCCCCGCTGCCCGACCCGCCCAGCACGGCGGGCAAGGGTTCCACGGCCGCCCGCAGCAACGGCCTTGCCCCCGCCGAGCGCCCGGCGGAGCCCGCCCCGGAGGCCGGTGACGCGGGCGAGTCACCCGCCGCCGCCAAGGGGGTGCCCACGCCGAAGGACCTGGCCGGGCTCGGACGGCCGTCCGCCGCCCCGCAGAGCCCTCCGCAGACCGCCGCGCCGAACGCCACCCTGCGCTGGTCCTCCGACAAGGGCTGGGTGGACCGGGGCGGGTCCCCGGCCGAACCGCCGGAGGTCGCCGCCCTGCCGATGCTCGCCCAGCTCACCACCGCCGAGCAGCGCTGGGCCGACCGGGAGGAGGACATCACGACCGTCAGCGGCGACCCCTTCGAGGTCGGCCAGGTCTTCGCCCGCCGCTGGATCGCCCGGCTCGGCGGCGCCGCGCACCTGGGCAGCCTCTCCCTCCAGTACCCCCGCATCCCGCACCGGATCGACGGGGAGCTGCTGCGCTACGCCGCCCGGTTCGGCCTGCTCGCCCACAAGGACGACCAGATCGACGAGCACGACCGCTACGCCATCCGGGCGGGGTTCTGGCGCGAGGTCGACACCCACACCGGCGAGGAACGCGCTCCGGCCGAGCACTGA